CTCGAAGTAGTCCGTCGGGCCCATGCCGAACAGCTCGTGGCAGAACTTCTCCTCCTCCACGGTCTCCGAGCCGTGGGTGTGCATGCGCACGCCGAGACGACGGCCGAGCGCGGCGCCCTCGCGGAGCAGCTCGGTGGAGATGGAGAACGGGGAGCAGGGGGCCACGGCCACCTGGGTCATCGAGTCGAAGGAGGCGTCGTGGTACCGCTTCACGGTCTCCTCGGTCGCGGCGAGCGCGCCCTCGGTGGTCTCGACGGCGAAGTCCGGCGGCAGGCCGCCGTCCTTCTCGCTGCGGTCCATGGAGCCGCGGGCGAGGGTGAAGCGGACGCCCATGTCCTTGGCGGCACCGATGATCGCGCCGGACAGGTCGCCGGAGCCCTGCGGGAACACGTAGTGGTGGTCCATCGCGGTGGTGACACCGCCCCGGGCCATCATCGCGAGCGAGCCCTGCGCGGCGACCCGGACCATCGACTCGTCGATCCGCGCCCAGGTCGGGTACAGGGCGACGAGCCAGTTGAACAGGTTGTGGTCGGTGGCGAGACCACGGGTGATCCACTGGTAGAAGTGGTGGTGCGTGTTGATCAGACCGGGCGTGATCAGATGCCCGGTCGCGTCGGTCCTGCGGACCACGTTCTCCAGGCCCTCGGGTGCCTTGCCGGCGCCGAGGGACTCGATCTTGTTGTCGGCGACGACCAGGTAGCCGGTGGCGTACTCGGTGTCGTTGGCGTCGACCGTCGCGATCGCCGCGTTCTCGATGACGATGCGCTGGGGGGCTGCCGAAGGTGCTGCCATGGTGCTTCCTTCATTCCTCTGTGGCGGTGTGGGCACGGCAGGACCCTAGGAGGATTTGAGTGCCGGAACCGTGTGACGGCTCCGGGTGCCGAGATGGTGGAAGAACAGGTTGAGCGTGACGGCGACGAGCGCTCCGGCGCTGATGCCGGAGCCGAGCACGGTCTGCGCCCAGGCCGGGAAGCCTGCGTAGAAGGTGGGCGCGGCGAGCGGGATGATGCCCGCTCCGAGCGCGACGGCCACCAGGATGATGTTGGAGCTGTCGTCGAGTCCGGCTTCCGAGAGTGTACGGATGCCGCTGACCGCGATCGAGCCGAAGAGGACGATGCCGGCGCCGCCGAGGACGGGCATGGGGACCAGCGAGACGACCGCGCCGAGGACCGGGAAGGCGCCGAGGACCAGGAGCGCTCCACCGGCCGTGGCGACGACGTACCGGGAGCGGACCCGGGTGAGCGAGACGACGCCGACGTTCTGCGCGAAGGCGGAGGTGGGGAAGCCGCCGAAGACCGGGCCGAGCAGGGTGGCGATGCCGTCGGTGCGCAGGCCGCGGGTGATGGTGCGGCCGTCGCTGCGCCGTTCGCAGATCTCGCCCAGGGCGAGCATGCCGGCGCTGGACTCGGTCATCAGCACCAGCATCACGATGCACAGGGAGAGGATCGCGGCGGGCTGGAACTCGGGGGCGCCGAAGGCGAACGGGGTGGGCAGCGCGGCAACCGGGGCCTCGCGCAGCGCCGTGAAGTCGGCCATCCCGAACGGGATCGCGGCGACGGTGCCGATGAACAGGCCGAGCAGCAGCGCGATCTGCTTGACGAAGCCCCCGCCGAAGCGCTGGAAGAGCAGGATGACGACGAGGGTGAAGCCGGCCAGCGCCAGGTACTTCATGGCGCCGAAGTCGGCGGCGGTCCTGTCGCCGCCCTGGGCCCAGCTCACCGGCACGGGCATCAGCGTGACACCGATGAGGGTGATCACCACGCCGGTGACGAGCGGCGGGAAGAACCGGAGCAGCCGGCCGAAGAACGGGCCGACGGCGAGGCAGAAGACTCCGGCGACCATCACCGCGCCGTAGATGGCGGGGAGTTGGTGTCCGGGGGCACTGGTCTCGGCGATGGCGAGCATCGGCGCGATGCCCGCGGAGGAGGCCGCGTTGACGAACGGCAGCCGGTTTCCGGCGAGGCCGCCGACGCCGATGGTCTGCAGGATCGTGGCGCA
This sequence is a window from Streptomyces sp. HUAS YS2. Protein-coding genes within it:
- a CDS encoding nucleobase:cation symporter-2 family protein codes for the protein MAQPAQGPASAEGPCPTPPDSVNPSVHPVDEKLPASRLVPAALQHIAAMYAGVVTPPLIIGQAVGLDAAGMTRLIAAGLLIAGCATILQTIGVGGLAGNRLPFVNAASSAGIAPMLAIAETSAPGHQLPAIYGAVMVAGVFCLAVGPFFGRLLRFFPPLVTGVVITLIGVTLMPVPVSWAQGGDRTAADFGAMKYLALAGFTLVVILLFQRFGGGFVKQIALLLGLFIGTVAAIPFGMADFTALREAPVAALPTPFAFGAPEFQPAAILSLCIVMLVLMTESSAGMLALGEICERRSDGRTITRGLRTDGIATLLGPVFGGFPTSAFAQNVGVVSLTRVRSRYVVATAGGALLVLGAFPVLGAVVSLVPMPVLGGAGIVLFGSIAVSGIRTLSEAGLDDSSNIILVAVALGAGIIPLAAPTFYAGFPAWAQTVLGSGISAGALVAVTLNLFFHHLGTRSRHTVPALKSS
- a CDS encoding 8-oxoguanine deaminase — translated: MAAPSAAPQRIVIENAAIATVDANDTEYATGYLVVADNKIESLGAGKAPEGLENVVRRTDATGHLITPGLINTHHHFYQWITRGLATDHNLFNWLVALYPTWARIDESMVRVAAQGSLAMMARGGVTTAMDHHYVFPQGSGDLSGAIIGAAKDMGVRFTLARGSMDRSEKDGGLPPDFAVETTEGALAATEETVKRYHDASFDSMTQVAVAPCSPFSISTELLREGAALGRRLGVRMHTHGSETVEEEKFCHELFGMGPTDYFESTGFLGEDVWMAHCVHMNDSDIAAFARTKTGVAHCPSSNARLAAGIARVPDMLKAGVPVGLGVDGTASNESGELHTELRNALLINRLGAHRESALNARQALRLGTYGGAQVLGRADNIGSLEPGKLADFVLWKIDGIGHSSIADPVTAIVFGAAAPVTASFVNGKQIVENNRLLFADEEAIARDARAEAQRLARITAQA